Within Eggerthella timonensis, the genomic segment ACGGGCGAGCCCGTGACGAACGCCATCGTGTGGCAATGCCGTCGCACGGCGCCCATCATCGACGAGCTGACGGCCGATCCTCGGGTGGCGCGGGCTATCGTCGACAAGACGGGGCTCGTTCCCGACGCCTACTTCTCCGCCAGCAAGATCAAGTGGATCCTCGACCACGTGGAGGGCGCCCGCGCCGACGCCGAGGCCGGAAAGCTGGCCTTCGGCACCATCGACACGTGGCTCATCTGGGCGCTCACGCAGGGGCGCGTGCACGCCACCGACGTGACGAACGCCAGCCGCACCATGCTGTACAACATCCACGAGCTCGCATGGGACCCGTGGCTGCTCGACCTGTTCGGCATTCCCGCGTCCATGCTTCCCGACGTGCGCCCCTCGTCGGGAGAGTTCGGCCGCACCGCGCGCACCGGCATCGTGCCGGACGTGCCCATCTGCGGCGTGGCGGGCGACCAGCAGGCGGCCCTGTTCGGACAGTGCTGCTTCGAACCGGGGCAGGCGAAGAACACGTACGGAACCGGCTGCTTCCTGCTCATGCACACGGGCGGCGAGGCGTGCCGCTCTACGCACAACCTCGTCACCACCATCGCCGCGTCGGGCCCCGGCGCGGGCCCCGAGTACGCGCTCGAGGGCAGCGTGTTCATGGCCGGCGCGCTCATGCAGTGGCTGCGCGACGACTTGGGCATCATCGACGACGTGGCCGAGACGTCGGCCATCGCCCGCAGCGTGAACAGCACCGACGGCGTCTACGTGGTGCCGGCGTTCACCGGCCTCGGCGCACCCTACTGGGACGCCGATGCGCGCGGCGCCATCTACGGGCTCACGCGCGGAACCGGTCGCGCGCATATCGTGCGCGCGGCGCTCGAGTCGCTTGCCTACCAGGTGCGCGACCTCGCGGTGGCCATGGAGGCCGATGCCGGCGTGCCGCTCAGCGTGCTCAACGTGGACGGCGGCGCGTCCGCGAACGATTTTCTCATGCAGTTCCAAAGCGACATCTTGCGCACGCCGCTGCGCCGACCCCAGAATGCCGAGACAACTGCGCTCGGCGCCGCGTTCCTCGCGGGCCTGGCAACCGGGTTCTGGAACGACGCGGCGAGCCTCTGCGCCCTGCGCTCGTCGGACGCGATCTACGAGCCCGGGATGGAAGACGAGCGCCATGCCGCCCTGCTGGACGGCTGGGCCCGCGCCGTCGAACGCACGATGGCGTCCTGAGCGAGTCGGCGCCTTTCCGACGCATTGTCGAAAGGCGCGAATCCGCGAAACAACCCCGTTTGGGTCAGGCCTTTTTTCGAAACGACCCCGAAAGCGCTATGGTTGCGCGCGCCCTTCCGCGCGATCCTCGATCCAGTCGCCCGCAGCGCGGCGCGACAGGAAACAGAGGACGGAATAGGAAGGGGAGATTCCCATGGAATCGAAGACGTTTTCTCGACGGAGCTTCTTGAAAGGCGCGGGGGTTGCCGGCATCGGCGCGGCGGGCTTCGGGCTTGCGGGCCTTTCCGGCTGCGCGGCTCCTGCGCAACAGGCGAGCGCGGGCGGCGAGGGTTTCACGTTCGCCGACACCGTGGCGTGGAACGCCGAGTACGACGTGGTGGTCGTGGGCTTCGGCGGCGCGGGCGGCGTGAGCGCGGTCTATGCGGCCGATGCGGGCGCCCGCGTGCTGGTGTGCGACAAGGCGCCGCTCGGCGAGGAGGGCGGCAACACCCGCTTCGCCGCGCAGATGTGCGTGTCGGGCACCGACCCGGACGCCACGTACCGTTACTACGAGCAGCTAGCCTGGCACTTCGACTACGACGAGGGGATGCTGCGCACCTACACCGACGGCATCTGCCAGATGGAGGACCTGCTCAAGCACCTGGGGGCCGATAAGCCCTTCGTTCGCCCGAACGGCTCCATCGTCACGCCCGAGTACCCCGAGTACGAGGGCGGCGAGGCCATCGTCGAGTGGTTCGCCACCGAGGGCATGTACAACAGCTCGCTGTGGCAGCTGATACGCAAGAACGTGGTCGACCGCGCCGACGCCATCGACGTGTGGCTGGAGTCCCCGGCGACGCGACTCGTCCAGGATCCCCGGTCACGAACCATCGTGGGCGTCGAGATCGACCGGAAGGGCGAGAAGACGCTCGTGCGCGCGAAGAGGGGCGTGGTGCTCTCCTGCGGCGGCTTCGAGAACAACCGCGAGATGATCCAGGACTACCTGGGAGCCGCCCGCCTCACGCCGCTCGGCACGCTGCACAACAACGGCGACGGCATCCTCATGGGCATCGAGGTGGGCGCCGACCTGTGGCACATGGAGGCCTACGAGTCGCTCGGCATCCTGAGCGGCAACGCCTGGGCGGTCGAGGAGGGCAACCGCGCCCTGCTCGAAACGGCCAAGCTCAGCCCGACGTCGCCCCTCATCTCGCTCGACAGCGAGGCGTACGGAAAGGGCAGCGTCGTTTTGGTAGGCGACGACGGCAGCCGCTTCGTCGACGAGAACGGCAAGCACCGCCACGGCCATGTGTACTCATGCGGCGTGTGGAGGATGCCCGTCGCCAACTACACGCCTCATCTGGTGTTCGATTCCGTCCAGTACCAGGAGCTCAAGGACGGCGGCTACCTCACCGAAGAGCGCGAGGCGATCCTCAAGAAGGCCGATACCCCCGAGGCCCTCGCCGAGATCATCGGAGCCGACCCCGAGGTCCTCGCACGCACGCTCGCGGACTTCGACAAGTTCGCCGCCGAAGGCAGGGACTACCAGTTCAACCGCGCCCCCGAGAGCATGCGGCCCTTCGACGGCGGCACCTTGTACGCGGCCGAGTTCCGCCCCCTCGTGCTCAACACCCAGGGCGGCCCGCGCCGCAACAAGAACGCCGAAGTGATCAGCACGCAGGGCGACCCCATCCCGCACCTGTACAGCGCCGGCGAGCTTGGCGGCATCACGCCCTTCCAGTACAACTCGGGCGGGAACCTCGCCGAGTGCATGGTGTTCGGCAAGATCGCCGGCACCAACGCTGCCGCCGAGAAGGACGAGCTGCCCGCCTACGAGCCGCTCGCGGCCGTCGAGCCCGCCATCTCTTACGAGCCGGGCGCGGCAAGCGACGTCAAGCCCGAGGAAGGCGCCGACGTGCAGTTGGCAGCCGGCGAGTACCTCGGCGTCGGCTCGGGCGGCATGGGCGGCGACATTACGGTGAAGGTTGCCTACGCCGACGGCACTATCGCCTCCGTCGAGGTCGTCTCCGAAAGCGAGACGCCCGAGATCGGCGGCAAGGCCCTCGAGACCCTTACCGCCGAGGCCGTGGCGAAGAACACTGCCGACGTCGACGCCGTCTCCGGCGCCACGCTCACCAGCACGGCGTTCATGGCCGCCGTGAAGGACGCCATCTCCCAAGCGTAGCGCGGCGAACCCCTCCCTCACCGCAGCGCGCGCACCCTCCTGCGAAGCCGTCCGAGCCCCACGGCCCGGGCGGCTTCGCGCGTCACAGCGACTCGATGAGGGTGAGCAGCTCTTGCTTGCTGTGGATCCCCAGCTTGCCGTAGGCGTTGCGTGTGTGGCCCTTCACCGTGTTCTCGGAGATGACGAGCGAGGAGGCGATGTACCCCCGCGAGCGCCCCTTTGCCACGAGCTGCACGATCTCCACTTCGCGCTTCGTCAGGCCGTGCCGCTCGCCCAGCGCGAGGCACCTTGCTTCTATCTCGGAATAGTCGATGCGCGCCTCGCCCCTTTCGTCCTCCCTGACGAACGACGAGAGCGCGTCGTAGGCGGTGAACTTGTTGAACACGAACACCAAGCTCGCCACCAGGAAGAACGCCAGAACGATCAAGGCGTTCGACGGCAGGTCGCTCGTGCCAACCACCGAGGAGGCGAGGAACCTTCCTGCGCCGATCCCGAGGTCGCTCAGCCCCCAGCCCGCCATGAACACCGCGAGGGGCGGGAACTCGCGGCGATTCTCGAGGTCGATGAGCAGCATCCACAGAAGCGCGGTGACCACGGCGTGCGGCACGTTGATGATAAGCAGGCCCACCGTGCTCCGGCTCGATGTGAACGACAGCACTGCAAACGCCAGCAGGCAGCACAGAAGCACGACCTCGAACAGCTGGCTCAGCCGCACCTCGGGGCCGCGCTGCAGCAACAGCGCCAGCAACGCCGCCAGGATGCCGATGAGGATGAGGCAGTGCAGCCAGCTGTAGCCCGCCAGCAAAGGCGTGCCGAAGAACCCGGCCACCACGCAGAAAGCCGTCACCTCCAGGGCCAGCGCGACGAGGAAGCCCGGGCTCGTGCGGCGCAGGTTGCGCGCGGCGGCCGGCGTCCCGTCTTCCAGCGCGCGGACGCGAGCGTGCGACGCCTTGCGCGCGGCGGGCTCGAACAACAGGGGCACGCTGCAGACGAGCGGGTACACGGCCGCATCGGGCAGCAGGAACAGCGCGATCCTCACCACGTAGGCGATGGCGAGCGAAACGGCGACGCATACGACGGTACGTTGAAAGCTCAGGCCTACGTACAGCTCGCCGCAGCGCAGGTAGTACCACGTCATGCTGAGCGCGGCAACGGCACCTATGACGAGGTCGGTGCCCGGAAAGGGCCCGAGCACCACCACGCCGAGCGGCACCAGGCAGAAAAAAGCCGCCAGCGCGAAGGCAGCAGGAGCTGGGACGGGCTTGCCGGACGCGCGCTTCCCGAGCGCGGCAAGGGCCGCCACCAACAGGAGGCACGCCGCGCCCTCGCCCATATACAGGTAAGCGGCTGGCGTGGCGCAGAAATGGTTCCATACCTTGACCATCGCGTACTGCCACGTGGCGGTCAGGGCTATCGGCAGGTAGAGCGGGACCGGGTTCGCGCGCACTAAGCCGGGCAAGGACGCCCGACCCGTCGCGCCGCGTGCATTCTCCGTCGATCGTCCCTGCATCCCCATGCATTTCCCTCCTTGAAACGGATGCGACCATTATCCCACAACGCGCGATGCTCTATACTGATCGAGACGAAGAAGAAGGGAAGGGCACCACATGAAGATCAGCATTGCAAGCGACCACGCGGGATTCGAGCAGAAGCAGGCGCTCGCAGATTACCTGGCCTCGAAGGGCCACGACGTGATCGACCGAGGCCCCGACTGCGACGAGCGCGTCGACTACCCGGATTACGCCGCCCTCGTCGCGCACGACGTGGTGAACGGCTTGGCCGAGCGCGGCGTGCTCGTATGCGGCACGGGCATCGGCATGGCCGTGGCCGCCAACAAGATCGACGGCATCCGCGCCGCCAACGTCACGAGCCCGCTGTTCGCCGCTCTCGCGCGTGAGCACAATGACGCGAACGTCGTCGCCGTGTCGGGCCGCTTCGTCGACGAGCCCACGAACCGCGAGATCCTCGAGGCCTTCGTCAGCACCGCGTTCGGCGGCGGTCGCCATGCAGGTCGCGTCGAGAAGATCGCCGCTCTCGAGAACGAATAGCCGGGAGGGGCCGCGCGCCCGCTATCCTGTGCTAGCATGATCACTTCGCCTCGCCCTCATCGAAAGGAACCGCCCATGGCCCTCCAGTACGTACCCCAGACCGATCCGGCCGTCGCCGACGCGATGCGCCAGGAGCTCGCCCGCGAACGCGACTCCATCGAGCTCATCGCCTCGGAGAACTTCACGTCGCCCGCCGTCATGGAGGCCGTGGGCAGCGTGCTCACGAACAAGTACGCCGAGGGCTACCCTCGCAAACGCTACTACGGCGGTTGCGAGAAGGTCGACCTTGTGGAGGATCTCGCGCGCGATCGCGTCTGCGCGCTGTTCGGCGCGAACTTCGCGAACGTGCAGCCCCACTGCGGCGCGAACGCGAACTTCGGCGCGTACGCCGCGCTGCTCGAGCTGGGAGACACGGTGCTGGGGATGAGCCTCGACCAGGGCGGCCACCTCACGCACGGCTCGCCGGTGAACTTCTCGGGCCGTTTCTACAACTTCGCCGCCTACGGCCTCGACCCCGAGACCGAGACCATCGACTACGACGAGGTCGAGCGCATCGCCAAGGACATCCGCCCGAAGCTTCTCGTGGGCGGCGCGAGCGCCTACCCGCGCGTCATCGACTTCGAGCGCATGGCCGCCATCGCGCACGAGGTGGGCGCGTACTTCATGGTGGACATGGCCCACATCGCCGGCCTCGTGGCCACGGGCGCGCATCCGAGCCCCGTGCCGCACGCCGACGTCGTCACGTCCACGAGCCACAAGACGCTGCGCGGCCCGCGCGGCGGGTTCATCCTGTCCAACGACGAGGAGATCGCCAAGAAGATCGACAAGGCCGTGTTCCCCGGCGCGCAGGGCGGCCCGCTCATGCACGTCATCGCCGGCAAGGCCATCGCGTTCGGCGAGGCCTCCCGTCCCGCTTACGCCGAGTACATCGAGCACGTCGTGGAGAACGCCCGCACGCTCGGCCAGGGCATGATGGACGGCGGCCTGCGCCTCGTGTCCGGCGGCACCGACAACCACCTGTGCCTCGTCGACCTCACGGCCGCCGACGTCACGGGCAAGGACGCCGAGAAGCTGCTCGAGAGCGTGGGGCTCACGGTGAACAAGAACTCCATCCCTAACGAGCCGCGCAGCCCGTTCGTCACGAGCGGCATCCGCGTGGGCTCCGCCGCCGCCACCACGCGCGGCTTCACGGCCGACGACTTCTACGAGGTAGGCCAGCTTATCGCCGCCGCGGTGTTCAACGCCGACGACGAAGCGAAGCTCGCCGACGTGCGCGCCAAGGCCGATGCCCTGCTTGCCGCCCATCCGCTCTATCCCGAGCTCGACTACTGATTGAGGAGCGCATTCCCATGACGAACCACTACGACCGCGTCACCGTCGTCGACCATCCGATGGTCCAGCACAAGCTGTCCAAGCTGCGCAACAAGAACACGTCGTCGAAGGATTTCCGCGCGCTCGTGCGCGAGCTGGCCATGTTCGAGGGCTACGAGGCAACGCGCGACCTGGCGCTCGAGGACGTCGAGGTGGAAACGCCCATCTGCAAGACCACGTGCAAGCAGGTGGCGGGCAAGAAGATGGTCATCGTCCCCATCCTGCGCGCCGGTCTCGGCATGGTGGAGGGCCTGCAGGAGCTCATGCCCTCCACGTTCGTCGGCCATCTCGGCATGTACCGCGACCCCGATACGCACGAGCCGCACGAGTACTACGCGAAGCTGCCCGACAGCATCGCCCAGCGCAGCGTGCTCGTGGTGGACCCGATGCTGGCCACGGGCGGCTCGGCCACGGCGGCCATCCACTACCTGCGCCAGCAGGGCGTGAAGAACATCAAGCTCGTCGTGCTCGTCGCGGCGCCCGTCGGCATCGAGGCCGTGCTCGCGGCCGATCCCGACGTGCAGATCTACACCTGCGCCATCGACGAGTGCCTGAACGACCATGCCTACATCGTCCCCGGCCTCGGCGACGCCGGCGACCGCATCTTCGGCACGAAGTAGGAAGCGCGCCGCGCCGAGCGGACCGAGAGACGGGATACCCCATGGAAACGACAACCGAGCCTTTGCTTGACAAGCGCCCCAGCTGGGACGAGTACTTCATGACGCTGGCGAACGAGGTGGCCACCCGCACCACCTGCATGCGCCGCGCCGTGGGGGCGGTCATCGTGAAGGACCGTCGCATCCTGGCGACCGGCTACAACGGGGTGCCCACGGGGATGCGCCACTGCGCCGAGACCGGTTGCCTGCGTCAGCAGCTCGGCGTGCCCAGCGGGCAGCGCCACGAGATCTGCCGCGGCCTGCACGCCGAGCAGAACGCCATCATCCAGGCGGCGCGCTACGGCATCAACATCACGGGCGCGTCCATCTACATCAACACGCAGCCGTGCGTCGTGTGCGCCAAGATGCTCATCAACGCCGGCATCGAGGAGATCGTCTACCAGAACCCGTATCCCGACGAGCTGGCCATGTCCATGCTCGAGGAAGCGGGCATGAAGCTGCGCGTGTTCGACTGCTAGGCGGGGCGGGTGAGACAGGGTGAGACAGAGGGACGGGGTAATTGTCTCATTTTGTCTGAAACGAGACAATTACCCCGTCCCTCTGTCTCACCCCTTGCCTCGCGCCAACTCCCAGCCTCAGCCCCGCCCCGCCCGCCTTTTATACGGTTTCGCTCGCCGTTCGCGCGGGCTTTATGCAGTTTTTTGGCCGGTTTATTCGTCCACTCACCCAAATTTTGTAAGTTTTTGTAACCCTGCCGTTGGACAAACGTGAAGTTCCGTTATCATACGAGTCGGCTTGGTAGGATGCGTACTTGTGCGCTCGACGGTCAAGAAGAAAGTGGGACATGGCAGTAGCTATCGTACTGGGGGCGCTTGCAGGCGTCGCGGGGTTCGCCCCGCTGTTCGCCGGTTTGCGTATGACGAGACGAGTGACCGATACCAGCAACCTGGGGCACGCCGGTGCCCTTCTTCTAGGTGTGCTGCTTTCCGTCGCTGTGCTCTTCGTAACCGCCATCGCGTGCGCGCTTCTTGCGCGTGAGTTCGTCCTGCCGTTCGTTCTTGCCGAAGTCGTGGCCCTTTCCGTCGCGGCTATCGGGTTCGGCGTCAGCAATCTTGTGCGGAAGTAAGATGGAAAGGTAAAGACACGTGAATCCTCTTGAATCCCTAGCGGAACAGGTACCCCACCTGCAGCATTCTTTCGATTCCGCCTTCGTGTTCGGGTCGGGATCGTTCGGCATGACGCAGTACGTGCTGTGGATGCTCATCTGCTTCCTCATCACGCTCGTCGTCGTTCTTGCGGCAAGCAAGCGCCTCACGATCATCCCCACGAACAAGTTCACCAACATGGTGGAATACGGCTACGAGTTCGTGAAGAAGGACATGGGCGAAAGCGCCATCGGCCACGGCTACAAGAAGCACCTGCCGTTCTTGGCCACGCTGTTCTTCTTCATCCTGATCAGCAACTTCGTGGGCCTCATCCCGGGCTGCAAGACCCCCACCGGGTCCATCAGCATCACCTGGGCGCTCGCGGCAATCTCGTTCATCTACTTCATCTTCTGGGGCATCAAGGCCAAGGGCCTCGGCGGCTACCTCAAGTCGTTCGCGCCGGCCGGCCTGC encodes:
- a CDS encoding FAD-dependent oxidoreductase, whose amino-acid sequence is MESKTFSRRSFLKGAGVAGIGAAGFGLAGLSGCAAPAQQASAGGEGFTFADTVAWNAEYDVVVVGFGGAGGVSAVYAADAGARVLVCDKAPLGEEGGNTRFAAQMCVSGTDPDATYRYYEQLAWHFDYDEGMLRTYTDGICQMEDLLKHLGADKPFVRPNGSIVTPEYPEYEGGEAIVEWFATEGMYNSSLWQLIRKNVVDRADAIDVWLESPATRLVQDPRSRTIVGVEIDRKGEKTLVRAKRGVVLSCGGFENNREMIQDYLGAARLTPLGTLHNNGDGILMGIEVGADLWHMEAYESLGILSGNAWAVEEGNRALLETAKLSPTSPLISLDSEAYGKGSVVLVGDDGSRFVDENGKHRHGHVYSCGVWRMPVANYTPHLVFDSVQYQELKDGGYLTEEREAILKKADTPEALAEIIGADPEVLARTLADFDKFAAEGRDYQFNRAPESMRPFDGGTLYAAEFRPLVLNTQGGPRRNKNAEVISTQGDPIPHLYSAGELGGITPFQYNSGGNLAECMVFGKIAGTNAAAEKDELPAYEPLAAVEPAISYEPGAASDVKPEEGADVQLAAGEYLGVGSGGMGGDITVKVAYADGTIASVEVVSESETPEIGGKALETLTAEAVAKNTADVDAVSGATLTSTAFMAAVKDAISQA
- the atpB gene encoding F0F1 ATP synthase subunit A: MNPLESLAEQVPHLQHSFDSAFVFGSGSFGMTQYVLWMLICFLITLVVVLAASKRLTIIPTNKFTNMVEYGYEFVKKDMGESAIGHGYKKHLPFLATLFFFILISNFVGLIPGCKTPTGSISITWALAAISFIYFIFWGIKAKGLGGYLKSFAPAGLPIVMVPIVWFLELFSTLLRVLTLAVRLYGNMFAGHMVLGIFALLTSVFIGSAIQGAGVGVGSISVAWMLFLFAMYALEVLVAFLQAYVFTILSAVYIGLATSDH
- the glpK gene encoding glycerol kinase GlpK, which produces MPKYVVALDQGTTSSRAMLVDARGCVVDAVQNPFPQLYPQPGWVEHDPRDILSSQLGALTELLVAHNLGAEDIDSIGITNQRETTVVWNRETGEPVTNAIVWQCRRTAPIIDELTADPRVARAIVDKTGLVPDAYFSASKIKWILDHVEGARADAEAGKLAFGTIDTWLIWALTQGRVHATDVTNASRTMLYNIHELAWDPWLLDLFGIPASMLPDVRPSSGEFGRTARTGIVPDVPICGVAGDQQAALFGQCCFEPGQAKNTYGTGCFLLMHTGGEACRSTHNLVTTIAASGPGAGPEYALEGSVFMAGALMQWLRDDLGIIDDVAETSAIARSVNSTDGVYVVPAFTGLGAPYWDADARGAIYGLTRGTGRAHIVRAALESLAYQVRDLAVAMEADAGVPLSVLNVDGGASANDFLMQFQSDILRTPLRRPQNAETTALGAAFLAGLATGFWNDAASLCALRSSDAIYEPGMEDERHAALLDGWARAVERTMAS
- a CDS encoding deoxycytidylate deaminase produces the protein METTTEPLLDKRPSWDEYFMTLANEVATRTTCMRRAVGAVIVKDRRILATGYNGVPTGMRHCAETGCLRQQLGVPSGQRHEICRGLHAEQNAIIQAARYGINITGASIYINTQPCVVCAKMLINAGIEEIVYQNPYPDELAMSMLEEAGMKLRVFDC
- the upp gene encoding uracil phosphoribosyltransferase, which gives rise to MTNHYDRVTVVDHPMVQHKLSKLRNKNTSSKDFRALVRELAMFEGYEATRDLALEDVEVETPICKTTCKQVAGKKMVIVPILRAGLGMVEGLQELMPSTFVGHLGMYRDPDTHEPHEYYAKLPDSIAQRSVLVVDPMLATGGSATAAIHYLRQQGVKNIKLVVLVAAPVGIEAVLAADPDVQIYTCAIDECLNDHAYIVPGLGDAGDRIFGTK
- the glyA gene encoding serine hydroxymethyltransferase; protein product: MALQYVPQTDPAVADAMRQELARERDSIELIASENFTSPAVMEAVGSVLTNKYAEGYPRKRYYGGCEKVDLVEDLARDRVCALFGANFANVQPHCGANANFGAYAALLELGDTVLGMSLDQGGHLTHGSPVNFSGRFYNFAAYGLDPETETIDYDEVERIAKDIRPKLLVGGASAYPRVIDFERMAAIAHEVGAYFMVDMAHIAGLVATGAHPSPVPHADVVTSTSHKTLRGPRGGFILSNDEEIAKKIDKAVFPGAQGGPLMHVIAGKAIAFGEASRPAYAEYIEHVVENARTLGQGMMDGGLRLVSGGTDNHLCLVDLTAADVTGKDAEKLLESVGLTVNKNSIPNEPRSPFVTSGIRVGSAAATTRGFTADDFYEVGQLIAAAVFNADDEAKLADVRAKADALLAAHPLYPELDY
- the rpiB gene encoding ribose 5-phosphate isomerase B; this encodes MKISIASDHAGFEQKQALADYLASKGHDVIDRGPDCDERVDYPDYAALVAHDVVNGLAERGVLVCGTGIGMAVAANKIDGIRAANVTSPLFAALAREHNDANVVAVSGRFVDEPTNREILEAFVSTAFGGGRHAGRVEKIAALENE
- a CDS encoding helix-turn-helix transcriptional regulator, yielding MGMQGRSTENARGATGRASLPGLVRANPVPLYLPIALTATWQYAMVKVWNHFCATPAAYLYMGEGAACLLLVAALAALGKRASGKPVPAPAAFALAAFFCLVPLGVVVLGPFPGTDLVIGAVAALSMTWYYLRCGELYVGLSFQRTVVCVAVSLAIAYVVRIALFLLPDAAVYPLVCSVPLLFEPAARKASHARVRALEDGTPAAARNLRRTSPGFLVALALEVTAFCVVAGFFGTPLLAGYSWLHCLILIGILAALLALLLQRGPEVRLSQLFEVVLLCCLLAFAVLSFTSSRSTVGLLIINVPHAVVTALLWMLLIDLENRREFPPLAVFMAGWGLSDLGIGAGRFLASSVVGTSDLPSNALIVLAFFLVASLVFVFNKFTAYDALSSFVREDERGEARIDYSEIEARCLALGERHGLTKREVEIVQLVAKGRSRGYIASSLVISENTVKGHTRNAYGKLGIHSKQELLTLIESL